A region of the Desulfobacter postgatei 2ac9 genome:
GGGTGAAAAATGTTCCGGGATATCCATCATGACTGTCATTGGCGTCCTTGGTGAGTATCTTTTAAACTAGTGGGTTGGGAAAAAACAGACGCGCATACAATTTAAGTGCGTACCGGTCGGTCATGGAGGCAATGACATCACACACAGATCGGTTCAGTGTGTTTTTTGCTGAATCCCATGGGGCCATTTCCATTTTTTCCAGCTCTTTTTGCATCTCGTCGGGGTTTTCCATAAAATATGTGTAAAGACCGATAATTACTTTTTTTGCCTTTACAAATTCTCCATGCACGGCCGGTGAGCGGTACACTTTTTCAAAGAGAAATTTTCTTAGGATTGTCATGGCTTCCATGGTCTCCTTACCCATATTTAAAATGAATTCTCCATTTTGGGGGCCGCTGTTGTAAACCAGCTGCTCCATCATTGTGGATGCGCGGTCAGCGTGGGTTGTGCCAAGCTTTCGGATGCAGATGTCAGGCACCTCGTCCTTGGAGATCACCTTGCCCCGGAGCGCATCATCAAGATCATGGTTCAGATAGGCAATGATGTCTGCCACGCGTACAATTCGTCCTTCAATGGTGGACGCGGTTTCTCCTGGCGTGGCCGGAATAATATTGCCGAATCCCTTGGAGTGTTTCAGAATGCCGTCTCTGACCTGCTTGGTAAGGTTGAGGCCTTTCCCTCTGTTTTCCAATACATCCACCACTCTTAAGCTCTGGTCGGAATGGGTAAAACGGGAGGTGTATACCTCAATTAGGGCGGTTTCTCCGGCGTGTCCAAAGGGTGTATGTCCTAAATCATGTCCAAGGGCAACCGCTTCGGCAAGGTCCTCGTTCAGGCGCATGGCCCGGGCAATATTCCTTGCCGTTTCAGAAACCTCAAGGGTATGGGTGAGCCGGGTCCGGTAATGGTCTCCTAACGGCGATAAAAAAACTTGGGTTTTGTATTTTAAACGCCTGAAGGCATTGGAGTATACAATTCGGTCCCGGTCTAACTGAAAGGGTGTTCTGATGTTACTGGGGGTAACATCTGGGTGTCTGCGTTCAGCGCTGGTACTTGGGGTGCCGTATTTTGACAGGAAATTGTGCTCCCGTTGCTGGAAGATTTCCCGTATACTGGGATTTTGTTTTATTTGGGGTATTGTTGTATTCATCAAAACAGTATTGAAATAAAATAAAAATAAAATTAAATACAGCATTTATTAAAAAAATCAAGAAAGGGGTGTTTTTGGATTACGAGATTTTTATGGAGCAGGCCCTTGAACAAGCTCGCAAAGCCTTTGATCAGGGGCAGTTTCCTGTGGGGTGCGTGATTGTTCAAGATGATCGGGTGATTGCCTCGGGTGCCAGGGCCGGCACGTCGGGGGATCTATCTTTTTTCAGTGAAATTGACCACGCAGAAATACGTGCGCTTAAGGCCCTTGAATCTTCGGATGTGCGGTTTATCCCGGAACGGGCTGTGCTGTTCTGTACCATGGAGCCCTGTTTGATGTGCTTTGCCGCAATTATTCTGGCCGGCATCCGGACTGTTGTATTTGCCTATGAAGATGTGATGGGTGGGGGGACCGGCCTGGACAGGCGGCATCTGGCACCCTTATATAGGGATGCGCAGATTACGGTCGTTCCCCATGTGCTGCGTAAAAAAAGTCTTGATCTTTTTCATGATTTTTTTAATAAAGATGCTAACTTATATTGGAAGGACAGTCTGCTGGAGTCATATACGCTTGATCAACGGCGTGAGTCCGGGAATAAACAGGGGTGTAATTCAGAAATAAAATAAATAAATCTTGATTTGTATGCATAGTGTATATATAATCCAAAGGTTATGCTTGTCATATTGACATGATTAAAATTTTTTGCTGCGGCGGGAGGTTAAAATATCTACTAAGCGAGTTAAGCAGGATCAGACAAGAGTGAATAAGGGGATCAGAGCTACTGAGGTACGGGTTATCGGTTCTGATGGCGGACAGATAGGGGTTCTGCCTATTGCTGAGGCGTTGCGTATTGCTGAAAGCGAAGCTTTGGATCTGGTTGAAGTGTCGCCGGAGGCCAAGCCTCCTGTCTGCAAAATAATGGATCATGGAAAATATAAATACGAGCTGACTAAGAAAAAACAGGAAGCCAAAAGAAAGCAGAAAAGTGTTCAGATCAAGGAGATCAAGGTCCGTCCTAAAACAGACGATCATGACCTTGAAACCAAGGTCCGGCACATGGAGAAATTTATTTCCAATGGTGATAAGGTAAAAATAACCCTGGTTTTCAGAGGTCGTGAGTTTATGCTCAAGGAACAGGCCAATATCATTTTGGAAAAAATAGTGGAAATGAGCAAAGACTTTGCCCAGGTGGAACAGTTTCCCAAGTTTGAAGGGCGGTTCATTACTATGCTGCTTGGTCCTAAATAATCACCGGTTATCTGTTTTTCGTCTTTTTGTATCGGCTTTCTGGTGCCAAGGGATATTTATGTGTGGTGGTATATCATGTATATACCGCCTTTAGTTTTTATAATAGTTCGAACCTTCAGGAGATTTAGTAATGCCAAAAATTAAGACATGCCGTGCGGCTGCCAAACGGTTTGAAAAAACCGGGTCAGGTAAATACAAGTTTCGCAAATCCCATGCCAGTCATATTCTGACAAAGAAAACCACTAAGCGGAAAAGAAGTCTTCGCCAGCCCCAGATTGTTGCCGGTTCTGATATGAAAGAAGTTCGCCGGATGCTGCCTTACGGTTAGTGAGGCTTTGCAGCGTTTTTAATATTGATATGGAAGCCGGCCAATGTACCGGTTGGCTGATGGTACATAAAGGAGTGTAAAAAAATGAGAGTTAAAAGAGGATTCAAAGCAAGAAGACGCCGCAACAAGGTGCTTAAGCTGGCAAGGGGTTTCAGGGGTGGAAGAGGCAAGCTTTACAGAACTGCTGCCGATTCAGTGGATAAAGCATTAATGTACGCCTATAGAGACCGCCGGGCAAAAAAAAGAGATTTTCGGAAATTATGGATTGTACGTATTAATGCCGGTGCACGGATGAATGAATTGTCCTATTCCCGGTTCATGAACGGACTAAAACTTACGGGCAGTGAACTGGACAGAAAAGTTCTGGCTGATCTGGCTGTATCCGATCCCGCGGGATTCTCCCAGCTGGCTTCCCAGGCGTCTGCCAAATTGAACTAAAGCGTATTTTCGGGGGAACCTTGCAAAACAATCTCCAAGACATTGAAAAACAGGCCCTGGAACAAATCCGTGCGGCGGATTCAAAGGAAGCCCTTGAGTCTGTTTCCATCCACTTTTTGGGTCGCAAGGGGGTGCTCACAGCTTTTTTGCGTAATATTCCATCCCTTCCGGTGGATGAACGCCCTGCTGCGGGGAAAAATGGTAATCTGCTCAAGGTAAAGCTTGAAAAAGCGTTAAAACATGCCCAGTCTGATCTGGAAGCCGGTGCCGCAGGTGATACTGAAGGTATTGATGTCACCTTGCCCGGACGTATGGTGAAAAAAGGTGCCCTGCACCCCATTACCCAGGTGATAGAAGAGATCTGCGGTATTTTTCTGCGTCTGGGGTTTGACATTGCCGAAGGTCCGGAAGTTGAAACCGATTATTATAACTTCGAGGCACTGAACATTCCTCAGTATCATCCGGCCAGGGACATGCAGGATACCTTTTATCTGTCTGAAAATATCGTTTTGAGAACCCATACGTCAGGTTCCCAGCCCCGGGTGATGGAAAAAACCGACCCGCCTGTGCGCATTATTTCTCCGGGTAAGGTGTTCCGCTGTGACTCGGATCTGACCCATACCCCTATGTTTCATCAGGTTGAAGGCCTGATGGTGGACAAAAACATCTCTTTTGGCGACCTTAAAGGGGTGCTGACCACGTTTGTTCAGCAGTTTTTTGATAAGGATACTTCGTTGCGGTTCAGGCCCAGTTTTTTTCCTTTTACCGAACCCAGTGCTGAAGTAGATATGCGATGTGTCATGTGCAAGGGCAAAGGCTGCCGGGTCTGTTCGAAGACCGGCTGGATTGAAATTCTGGGGGCCGGTATGGTCCACCCGGCTGTGTTTGAAAACGTGGGTTATGATACCCAAACGTATACGGGGTTTGCCTTTGGCCTTGGTATGGAACGGGTTGCCATGCTCAAGTACGGAATTGATGATATCAGAAAATATTTTGAAAACGATATGCGTTTTCTAGGGCAGTTCTAATTATGAAAGTCAGTTTAAGCTGGTTGCGTGAATATATTCCCATTGATCTTGATCCCCAGGAAATATCCGACAGACTGACCATGGCCGGTCTTGAAGTGGATGGGGTGGAAAGTCTTTATGATTACCTGGACAATGTGGTTGTCGGCCAGGTTGTACAGGCAAATCAGCATCCCAATGCTGAGACGCTTACCTGTTGTGGCGTCGATATTGGAACAGGAGAGCTTTCTCCCATTGTCTGTGGTGCGCCCAATGTCAGGGAAGGCATGTATGTTGCCTGTGCTCTGCCTGGGGCCGTGCTGCCCGGTGATTTCAAAATAAAGAAAAGCAAGCTGCGGGGCGAACCGTCCCACGGTATGCTGTGTTCGGCTGCTGAGCTGATGCTTGCGGATGACGCATCCGGTATCATGGATCTTGAGGGCGAGTTTGTTGCCGGAACCCCCCTTAAATCAGCCTTGAAACTGGCTGATGTTGTTTTTGAAATTGATCTGACCCCCAACCGGCCGGACTGTCTGAGTCTTATCGGGGTGGCACGGGAAATAGGGGCGTTTACAGAGCCCCGAAATAAGGTAACCCTGCCGGACGTGACGTTTTCGGAAGCCCTGATGGATTCCCGGAATATTCACGATTTTGTTTCTGTTGAGATTGAGGATCCGGAGCTGTGTCCAAGATATACTGCAGGTATGCTGTTTGACGTCAAGGTCGAACCGTCGCCGCTTTGGTTAAAACAGCGTCTTGAAGCCGTTGGGCTCTCTTCTATCAATAATGTGGTGGATATCACCAACTTTGTCATGATGGAAACCGGACAACCCTTGCATGCCTTTGATTATGATAATATTGCCCAAAGCAAAATTATTGTAAGAACAGCCGGAAAACCCGGTGACGCGAGGCTTGAGTTTACAACGCTTGATTCGAAAACCCACAAACTTGACCCTGAAATGCTCATGATCTGTGACGGAGATAAGCCTGTGGGTATTGCCGGTGTCATGGGTGGTGAGAATTCCGAAATTACGGATGCCACCACCCGCGTGTTGGTGGAAAGTGCCTATTTTAATCCTGTGTCCATCCGGCGAACTGCCAAGCGGACGGGAATCGGTTCGGATGCCTCCCACAGATTTGAGCGCGGCGTAGATCCTCAAGGCACTATGTTCGCCTTGAAGAGAGCCGTTTCATTAATGGCTCAGTTATGTTCGGCGACCATTGCCAGGGAAATTATTGATGAGAATCCCGTCAAGGCTCAACCTGTGACCATTGATTTGAGCCCTGAGGCGTTGAACCTACGCTTAGGGACTTCGTTTTCCGCAGATGAGATGGCACAGATTCTGGCGTCTGTGGAATTTGGCGTTGACAAAAAGGAAGATGGCTGCCTGCAGGTGCATGTCCCCTCTTTCAGGGTTGATGTGGCCCGGCCCGAGGATCTTTCCGAAGAAGTGGCCCGGTTGTGGGGGTATAATAAAATTGAAACCAGTTATCCTTTGGTGAGAGCCAAGGGCCAGCCCCTTGCCGCGCGCCTTGTGTTACGGGGCAAAATTCGTCGGGCCATGACGGGATTTGGATTTTGTGAGGCCATCAATTACAACTTTATCCGAAAGGATGCCTGTGAACGTATGGGCATTGACGAGTCGGATAAAAGAACCCGGATGGTTGAGATTTTAAATCCTATTTCAGACCAGATGGCAGTACTCAGGACATCCATTGTGCCAGGACTGCTGGAAGCCATGGCCAGGAATACGGCCAAACAGGTGGATACCCTTCAATTGTTTGAGATCGGCAAAATTTTCTATGACAAAGGGCCGGGCGAACAGCCCGAAGAAGTAGAAGTGATCGGAGGGCTGATCACCGGATACCGCTGGGATCAGACCTGGTATTCCAAAAAGGAAGCTGTGGATTTCTTCGATCTTAAGGGTGTTGTACAGGGATTGATGGATTCGCTTCAGATTTCCGGTGTGATTTATGAAAAAATTGATGCTCATACCTGTCCCTATTTTCAGCCGGGGTATGGTGCCAGGGTGATGAGAGACGGTCTGATCCTTGGTACGCTTGGAAAAATAGCTTCAGATGTGGGAGCAGCCTTTGGTTTGAGACAGGATGCATATCTTTTTGATATAGATATGAACAGTCTTGAAAAATCGGTTCCCCAGGCTATTCAGGCAGTTGGGCTCCCTAAATTCCCTTCAATTTCCAGGGACATGACCTTTATTGTCTCAAAGCGTGTTGAGGTCGGCGCCATGATGGATGCCATTTCAGCTTTTGCCCAACAGCAGGCCTTGATTGAAGATTATTTCCTTTTTGATGTATTTGAAGGCCGCAGTATTGGTGAAGATAAAAAATCCCTGTCATTCAGGATAGTCTACCGCTCTGTTTCAAAAACCTTGACAGAAAAAAATATTAAAAAGATTCATGATCAGTTGTCCCAGAAGCTAATTAATGATTTTAACGCTGGGCTGCCTGGATAATTTCGAGGTAGATGGTTGCCATTGATCCGGGAGACCGGTGCTAAAATAGAAAATGCGGTTATAGTTATATAATAAGAGGTTGACAAATATAATACGCCCTGTTATATTTAACCGCTAAAATGCGGGCATAACTCAGTTGGTAGAGTGCAAGCTTCCCAAGCTTGATGTCGCGAGTTCGAGCCTCGTTGCCCGCTCCAAATTAATTTGGTATTGGTCGGCAGATTTGTTCCACTTGTTTAGGGGAAAGATATGATCTGAGCCTGATATTTGGTGAGGATTTTTGAGAGTTTTAGTATCGGGAACGGGCATCTGCCCGTTTTTGTATTTGTGGAAAAAGGACGATTGCTTCAGGAGATGGGATTTATAAACATCAAAAAACCCGGTGCTGTTGAACAGCGGATTGAGGCTGTAGCCGAACCCCTGATAGATTCTTTGGGGTTGGAACTGGTACACATTGAATGTGTTGTCCATAATCGGCAGAAATTTGTCAGAATTTATATTGACAAGCCCAAAGGGGTTGGTCTTGATGACTGTGTGGCAGTCAGTCGAGAACTTGGGGATCTGATTGATATTCATATTGAGGATATTGGTCCTTACCGCCTGGAAGTGTCATCCCCAGGCCCAAATCGCCCATTGAAGACAAAGGCGGATTTTATCAGATTCCAGGGAGAACGCATTAAAATTGAAACCCATGAAGTTATAGATGGAAGAAAAAAGTTCACCGGGATTCTTGAGAAGACAAATGAAGATTCTGTGACGATTGCCGTAGACGGCATGTCCTTTGATATTTCCGGAACCAATATCATGAGAGCAATTCTTGCAGGTCAGTAAAATGGAGAGCGTTTAATATGTTGATTACAGACATAAAAAGGGTGATCGATCAGGTAAGCCGAGAAAAGGGTATTGATGCTGAAATCCTCATTACTACCTTGAAAGAGGCCATTGTCTCTGCCGCCAGAAAAAAGATCGGCCCAAGGGCGGATATCGAAGTCCATTATGATGAAAAAAGCGGAGATGTTGAAGTTTTCCATTTTAAGGAGGTTGTTGAGGAGGTTGAATATCCCGACAGTGAGCTGACCCTGGAGGAAGGGCTTGAATTTGACCCCGAATGTGAAATCGGTGATTCGCTGGGGATTCGAATGGATACCGAGGAGTTCGGCCGCATTGCGGCTCAGTCGGCCAAGCAGGTGATCATACAGAAAATGCGCGAAGCAGAGCGCAATGCCGTATATGAGAATTTTATCCATAAAAAAGGTAAAATAATCAACGGTATTGTCCAACGCTTTGACCGGGGTGCCATCATTGTCAACTTGGGCCAGGCCGAGGCTGTACTGCGGCCAAGGGAGCAAATGCCTAAGGAAAGCTATAAGCGAGGGGATCGGATCCGTGCTTATGTCCTTGATGTGCTGGAAGAATCCAAAGGTGCCCAGATTATTTTATCCCGGACCCATCCGGAATTTTTGGTTGAATTGTTTAAAACCGAGGTGCCGGAGGTGGCCGAAGGCATTGTTTCCATCCGGGCTGCAGCACGCGTGCCCGGCGTAAGGGCGAAAATTGCTGTCTCCTCCATTGATTCCGATGTGGACCCCGTAGGGGCCTGCGTGGGTGTTAAGGGCAACCGGGTTCAGAATATTGTCCAGGAGTTGCGGGGAGAGAAAATCGATATTGTTCAGTGGAGTCCGGACGTTGCAAGATTTGTCTGCAATGCCTTATCCCCGGCTGAAATCGCAAGGGTTATCATTGATGAAGACAATCAGTCCATGGAGGTGATTGTCAATGATGAATATCTCTCCATTGCTATAGGTAAGGGCGGTCAGAATGTATCCCTTGCCTGTGAGATTACCGGCTGGCATCTTGAAGTCACCAGTGAAGAGGAGTACAGTCGGGAGGTCAAGGAGGGATACGACAGTTTGATGAAATTGTCCACAGTGGGCCTGCCGGCAGCAGAGTTACTGTTCAAGGCTGGTTATTCCTCGTTTCTGGATATCATGGATGCTGTGCCCGAGGATATTGCGGCCTTTTTAAATATTTCCGTGGAAGATGCCCAGGCAATGATAGAAGAAGCCGGGCGTCTGATGAAAGATGAGCGGGGAAGGGCCCGGAATGAACTGCTGAAACGAGGCTCTTTTAAGAAACCCGACACTAATCTGGATGACAATGCCGGTGAGGGAGAAACGTTTGATGATGAAGACGATGGACGTGTTGAAGAATCAGGTGAATAAGGATTGTTGCATCGGTAACACGGGGAATGAATTTCAAAAGAATCAACTATAGAGGATTACTGGGGGCAACGAATGGCCAAGGTCAGGGTATACGAGTTAGCTAAAGATCTGAACATGACAAACAAGCAGCTTCTTGAAAAGCTTAAAGAGCTGAAAATAGATGCTAAAAGCCATATGAGTGCTCTGGATAGCAGTGATGTCGCGGCTGTCAAACAGAATTTGTTGGGTAAAAAGAAGCACTCCAATGAGGTTGAAGTCCGTCCCCCGGTGATCCGCAGGCGCAGGACAAAGCGTCTATCCCAGACCGATGAACTGGATAAGGATGAGGATATGGACGATTCATTCGAATCCGAGGAATCGACTGTACAGGATTTTCAAGATCAGGAAGAAGCTCGGGATCTGGAAGGTGCTGCTGTTAAGGATGAGCAGTCCCACGAGTCGGTAACCGGCGGCGGAGAGACTGCCCCGGAATCCAAAAAAAAGAGGGATCTAAGACGGCCTGCCAGAAAGCTTATGTCCAGAACCAGTGAACCCGCCAAAATTATTAAGCCTGCCAAGGTTGAACAGTCGCCGGAGGCGGAGCATGAAGACGTGGCTGTGGATGTTAAAGGAAAAATTGAAAAGCCCTCCGTAGAAGATGAGAATGTTTTAAAACAGCCGGAAAATGAGAACGCAGAAACATCTGCGGTCCCCCCTGAACCCGAAGGTAAAAATAAAGACGATTCGTCTGGTTCATCAGATTCCATTGGGGATAAATCAGTACCGGAACCGGTGAGTGGTGACCAGAAAAAGGCCATGGAACAGAAAGAGAATACTGCGCAGCAAGGTGGGGACGAATCTATGGAAGAAGACAGCAATCATGCCAAACGCAAAAAAAAGAAGAAGAAAACCGCCCCTGCCAAGATCGTCAGGGTGGCGGATCCCATGGTTTTGGAAAATATAAAACGAATCAAAGCCGGAGAGAGTCATTCAGGCAATGGAAACGATCATGACCGGCCTGTCCGCAAACAGCCGATGCCGGAAATTATACCTTCAGATGACCCAGGTCCGGATCTTGTTATACCGTCTGCCGTTCCTAATGAGCGTAAGCGGGTATGGAATCGTGATGAAGATCACTCCTCTGACGGACCCGGTTCCAGGAAAAAGCGGCGTAAGAAAAAAGCTGTGGTGGAGGGAGATGATCTTTACCAGGGCAGGGGAGGTCGGAAGAAAAAGGGTAGAAAAGATCCCAAGGGTAAAAAAGGTGGTTTTCAGAAAACCCAGATTACGACGCCTAAAGCAATTAAACGCCGCGTAAAAATAGATGAGGCCATTGAGCTTGCAGAACTTGCCAAGCGCATGGGCATCAAAGCCAACGAAATGATTGTTAAACTCATGGGTCTGGGCGTTATGGCCACGGTGAACCAGACCATTGATTTTGATACCGCTTCCCTTGTGGCAGCTGAATTTGACTTTGAGGTGGAAAAGGCAAATTTTGAGGAAGAGACCCTCCTTAACGTTGCGCCTGAGGCAGAGGACGAAGAAAAATTGGAATGGTGCCCGCCTGTGGTTACCATTATGGGGCATGTTGATCATGGTAAAACCTCATTGCTGGATGTGATTCGCAAATCCAAGATTACCAGTGGTGAGGCCGGCGGCATTACCCAGCACATTGGTGCGTATAATGTAGAAACCCCCAACGGCGGACGGATCACCTTTCTTGATACACCGGGCCATGCCGCATTTACCGCCATGCGTTCCAGAGGTGCCCAGGTCACGGATATTGTTATTCTGGTGGTGGCAGCCGATGATGGTGTCATGCCCCAGACCGTTGAGGCCATCAACCATGCCAAGGCTGCAGGCGTACCTGTGGTCGTGGCCGTGAACAAAATGGACAAGGAGGGTGCTGACCCGGATCGCATTATGCGTGAACTGTCCGAATACGATCTGTTGTCCGAGGAGTGGGGTGGCAATGTTATTTTTGTCAAGGTCTCCGCGAAAACCGGTAAGGGCATTGACGCGTTGCTGGAAATGGTGCTGCTTCAGGCTGAAGTCCTGGAACTGCGGGCCAACCCGGATCGGAAGGCCACGGGCTACGTGGTGGAATCCCGTTTGGATACCGGCCGTGGCGCTGTGGCCACCGTGCTGATAAAACAAGGCACCTTAAGGGACGGCGATTCCGTTGTGTGCGGTCTTCATTCCGGCCATATCCGGGCCATGATTGATGATTCCGGAAACCGCGTGGAATCGGCAGGGCCTTCCACACCTGTTGAGATTGTGGGTCTGGCCGGCGTGCCTGATGCCGGAGACGAGTTTGTGGCTGTGGCGTCAGACAAGGATGCCAAGCAGATTGCGGCCCACCGTATGCAGAAACAGCGGGCCAAGGAACTGGCTAAGAAGAGCCGGGCTAATTTACAAAAAATGTTTGAGAATCTTGGCACAGCTGAAATCAAAGAGCTTAAACTCATTGTCAAGGCTGATGTTCAGGGCTCTATTGAAGCGCTTAATGATTCCCTCAAAGATCTGGCCAAGGAAGAGGTGGATGTTAAAATCGTTCATTCCGGTGTGGGCACCATCAATGAGTCTGATGTCTCCCTGGCTGCTGTCTCCGATGCCATTATCATCGGGTTCAATGTCCGACCCACACCCCAGATCCGCAAGCTGGTCAAGGATGAGAATGTGGATATGCGTTTCTATGACATCATTTATGATGTGATTAATGACATCAAAGCCGCCCTTGACGGTATGATGCCCTCCACCTTTCAGGAAAATATCATTGGCCGGGCCGAGGTTCGCGAAACTTTTGTGGTTCCTAAAATCGGAACCATTGCCGGGTGCGGTATTACGGAAGGCAAGGTGGTGCGCGGCAAAAAGGTGCGTCTGCTGCGTGACGGTATTATAAAATGTGATACGGGGCTCTCTTCCCTGCGCAGGTTCAAGGATGATGTCAAGGAAGTTGAACAGGGATATGAATGTGGTATCGGTCTTGAAAAGTATAATGATATCAAGGTTGGTGATACCATTGAGTGTTATGAAGTTGAAGAAGTTAAATACCAGGGATAGCAGGATAGGTCTATGAAACCCTATACACGTGCCGAGCGGGTCTCTATACAGATTCAGCAGGCTATAACAGAGCTTTTGTCCAAGAAGATGCAGGATCCCAGAATGGAGATGGCAACGATATCCGGCGTGAAAATGTCCCCGGACCTCAGTTTGGCCTATGTCTATGTTACGGTGTTCGGGGATAAAAAAAGAATTCGTGAAGCCCTCAAAGGATTCCAGAAATCAAAGGGGTTTATTAAGAAAAGAATCGCCCCGAAACTGGGCCTGCGGTTGATGCCGGACCTGCGCTTTATTCATGATGACTCTTTTGATAACGCTGCCCGTCTGGATGCCTTGATTGATGCGGCCCCCAAGGGAGAGAACCGGGGAGAGGACGATATGTCCGGTGCTTTGGAAGGGTCTTGCGACCACCCTGATGAATGAAAAGCGGAATTCTTGTTGTTAATAAACCCAAAGGCATCTCATCGGCCGGGGTGGTCAACCGGCTCAAGCGTCTGCTCAAGGTAAAAAAAATCGGGCATACAGGAACCCTGGATCCCTTTGCCACAGGGGTCCTGCCCATTGCCGTGGGTAAGGCCACCCGGATTTCAAAATATTTTCTAAAAGGTGTAAAAGGCTACTATGCTCAAGTCACTCTTGGCATCGAAACCGACACCTGTGATTGCACCGGACGTGTCACGCACACGGCTTCTTCCGCTCCTCTTGCCGCCTTGGATTCAGATCACGTCAAAGATGTTGTGGCAGGCTTTTGGGGTCCCCAGGAACAGATTCCTCCTGCTTATTCGGCCCTGAAGCATAAAGGCCAGCCCCTGTATAAACTGGCCCGTCAGGGACAGATTATTGAAAAGCCGCCCCGGCCCATTGAAATCATGTCCATTGCCATGGAAAATTATCGTATAGATACGAACGGCCACCCGATTTTTGATATGTCGGTGCTATGCTCAGGGGGCACTTATATTCGCAGTCTGGCCCACGATATCGGGGTGGCATTGGGGTGCGGTGCCCATTTGTCTGAATTGCAGCGCACCCGGTCCGGTCAGTTTAAAATTGAGCATGCTCTGGATCTTGATTGCTTTGAAGAAATGTCACCCTCCGATATAGATGCCCGATTTATATGCATGTCCAGATGTCTGGATTTTCTTCCGGCCATCGTTGCAAACAGTGAAACAGCCGGAAAAGTTAAGCATGGCCAGCCTCTGTTTGTGACAGAATTTCCCATGCCCGATACACTGCTGATTGCCGGTGATAAAAACCAGCCCCAAAACAGTATGTTGGATATCCGGGTGCTGGATTCCGATGATAACCTGCTGGCAATTGTAACCCCGGATAAATACGGGAAAACATACAAATATTGTTGCGTTTTTAATGCGTAACTGGTAAAAATATCAGACTAAGTCTTCGATGTCTGAATAGTTTATTGGCTTTTTTCTGAATGGAATATTGGATAAAAGGCAATTTATGTGAACCGTTTGCATATTTATGGCATCGAATTTTTATTTATTCCAAATAAAGGAGTCTTACAGTGGTACTA
Encoded here:
- the truB gene encoding tRNA pseudouridine(55) synthase TruB codes for the protein MKSGILVVNKPKGISSAGVVNRLKRLLKVKKIGHTGTLDPFATGVLPIAVGKATRISKYFLKGVKGYYAQVTLGIETDTCDCTGRVTHTASSAPLAALDSDHVKDVVAGFWGPQEQIPPAYSALKHKGQPLYKLARQGQIIEKPPRPIEIMSIAMENYRIDTNGHPIFDMSVLCSGGTYIRSLAHDIGVALGCGAHLSELQRTRSGQFKIEHALDLDCFEEMSPSDIDARFICMSRCLDFLPAIVANSETAGKVKHGQPLFVTEFPMPDTLLIAGDKNQPQNSMLDIRVLDSDDNLLAIVTPDKYGKTYKYCCVFNA
- the rimP gene encoding ribosome maturation factor RimP, giving the protein MRIFESFSIGNGHLPVFVFVEKGRLLQEMGFINIKKPGAVEQRIEAVAEPLIDSLGLELVHIECVVHNRQKFVRIYIDKPKGVGLDDCVAVSRELGDLIDIHIEDIGPYRLEVSSPGPNRPLKTKADFIRFQGERIKIETHEVIDGRKKFTGILEKTNEDSVTIAVDGMSFDISGTNIMRAILAGQ
- the infB gene encoding translation initiation factor IF-2 gives rise to the protein MAKVRVYELAKDLNMTNKQLLEKLKELKIDAKSHMSALDSSDVAAVKQNLLGKKKHSNEVEVRPPVIRRRRTKRLSQTDELDKDEDMDDSFESEESTVQDFQDQEEARDLEGAAVKDEQSHESVTGGGETAPESKKKRDLRRPARKLMSRTSEPAKIIKPAKVEQSPEAEHEDVAVDVKGKIEKPSVEDENVLKQPENENAETSAVPPEPEGKNKDDSSGSSDSIGDKSVPEPVSGDQKKAMEQKENTAQQGGDESMEEDSNHAKRKKKKKKTAPAKIVRVADPMVLENIKRIKAGESHSGNGNDHDRPVRKQPMPEIIPSDDPGPDLVIPSAVPNERKRVWNRDEDHSSDGPGSRKKRRKKKAVVEGDDLYQGRGGRKKKGRKDPKGKKGGFQKTQITTPKAIKRRVKIDEAIELAELAKRMGIKANEMIVKLMGLGVMATVNQTIDFDTASLVAAEFDFEVEKANFEEETLLNVAPEAEDEEKLEWCPPVVTIMGHVDHGKTSLLDVIRKSKITSGEAGGITQHIGAYNVETPNGGRITFLDTPGHAAFTAMRSRGAQVTDIVILVVAADDGVMPQTVEAINHAKAAGVPVVVAVNKMDKEGADPDRIMRELSEYDLLSEEWGGNVIFVKVSAKTGKGIDALLEMVLLQAEVLELRANPDRKATGYVVESRLDTGRGAVATVLIKQGTLRDGDSVVCGLHSGHIRAMIDDSGNRVESAGPSTPVEIVGLAGVPDAGDEFVAVASDKDAKQIAAHRMQKQRAKELAKKSRANLQKMFENLGTAEIKELKLIVKADVQGSIEALNDSLKDLAKEEVDVKIVHSGVGTINESDVSLAAVSDAIIIGFNVRPTPQIRKLVKDENVDMRFYDIIYDVINDIKAALDGMMPSTFQENIIGRAEVRETFVVPKIGTIAGCGITEGKVVRGKKVRLLRDGIIKCDTGLSSLRRFKDDVKEVEQGYECGIGLEKYNDIKVGDTIECYEVEEVKYQG
- the nusA gene encoding transcription termination factor NusA, with translation MLITDIKRVIDQVSREKGIDAEILITTLKEAIVSAARKKIGPRADIEVHYDEKSGDVEVFHFKEVVEEVEYPDSELTLEEGLEFDPECEIGDSLGIRMDTEEFGRIAAQSAKQVIIQKMREAERNAVYENFIHKKGKIINGIVQRFDRGAIIVNLGQAEAVLRPREQMPKESYKRGDRIRAYVLDVLEESKGAQIILSRTHPEFLVELFKTEVPEVAEGIVSIRAAARVPGVRAKIAVSSIDSDVDPVGACVGVKGNRVQNIVQELRGEKIDIVQWSPDVARFVCNALSPAEIARVIIDEDNQSMEVIVNDEYLSIAIGKGGQNVSLACEITGWHLEVTSEEEYSREVKEGYDSLMKLSTVGLPAAELLFKAGYSSFLDIMDAVPEDIAAFLNISVEDAQAMIEEAGRLMKDERGRARNELLKRGSFKKPDTNLDDNAGEGETFDDEDDGRVEESGE
- the rbfA gene encoding 30S ribosome-binding factor RbfA; the protein is MKPYTRAERVSIQIQQAITELLSKKMQDPRMEMATISGVKMSPDLSLAYVYVTVFGDKKRIREALKGFQKSKGFIKKRIAPKLGLRLMPDLRFIHDDSFDNAARLDALIDAAPKGENRGEDDMSGALEGSCDHPDE